One genomic segment of Panicum virgatum strain AP13 chromosome 2N, P.virgatum_v5, whole genome shotgun sequence includes these proteins:
- the LOC120660780 gene encoding subtilisin-like protease SBT1.8, whose protein sequence is MLPMQKPLLCLLQLVLVASTSALASGAGAGDGAATYIVYLNPALKPSPYATHLHWHHAHLDALSLDPSRHLLYSYTTAAPSAFAARLLPSHVAALRAHPAVASVHEDVLLPLHTTRSPSFLHLPPYDAPEADGGGTDVIIGVLDTGVWPESPSFGDAGLGPVPARWRGSCETNATDFPPSMCNLKLIGARAFFRGYSSGGGNGSRVSSDLMSPRDHDGHGTHTATTAAGAVVAGASLLGYASGTARGMAPGARVAAYKVCWRQGCFSSDILAGMEKAIDDGVDVLSLSLGGGAMPLSRDPIAVGALAATRRGIIVSCSAGNSGPSPSSLVNTAPWIITVGAGTLDRDFPAYAALGNGETHAGMSLYAGDGLGDGSKFPLVYNKGIRAGSNASKLCMEGTLNAAEVRGKVVLCDRGANSRVEKGQVVKQAGGVGMVLANTAQSGEEVVADSHLLPAVAVGAKSGDAIRRYVESDANAEVSLSFAGTALDVRPAPVVAAFSSRGPNRVVPQLLKPDVIGPGVNILAGWTGSLGPTGLAADERRSAFNILSGTSMSCPHISGLAAFVKAAHPDWSPSAVKSALMTTAYTADNTGSPLLDAATNATGTPWAFGAGHVDPVRALSPGLVYDASADDYVAFLCAVGVPARQVQAVAAAGAGPNVTCARKLSSPGDLNYPSFSVVFGRRSSRSAVKYRRELTNVGDAGATYGVKVAGPSDISVSVKPARLQFRRAGDKLRYTVTFRSANARGPMDPAAFGWLTWSSDEHEVRSPISYTWEM, encoded by the exons ATGCTCCCCATGCAGAAACCGCTCCTTTGTCTCCTCCAGCTCGTCCTCGTCGCCTCCACATCTGCCCtcgcctccggcgccggcgccggcgacggcgcggcgaccTACATTGTGTACCTGAACCCCGCGCTCAAGCCGTCCCCCTACGCCACGCACCTCCACTGGCACCACGCCCACCTCGACGCGCTCTCCCTGGACCCGTCGCGCCACCTCCTCTACTCGTAcaccacggcggcgccgtccgcgttcgccgcccgcctcctcccgTCCCACGTCGCGGCGCTCCGGGCCCACCCCGCCGTCGCGTCGGTGCACGAGGACGTGCTCCTCCCGCTCCACACTACGCGCTCGCCTTCCTTCCTCCACCTCCCGCCCTACGACGCGCCCGAGGCGGACGGTGGGGGCACGGACGTCATCATCGGGGTGCTCGACACGGGCGTCTGGCCCGAGAGCCCCAGCTTCGGGGATGCCGGTCTGGGCCCCGtgccggcgcggtggcgcgggaGCTGCGAGACCAATGCCACCGACTTCCCGCCGTCGATGTGCAACCTGAAGCTCATCGGCGCCCGCGCCTTCTTCCGGGGCTACTCGTCGGGCGGCGGGAACGGTTCCCGCGTCAGCTCCGACCTCATGTCGCCGAGAGACCACGACGGGCACGGCACGCACAccgcgacgacggcggccgggGCCGTCGTGGCGGGCGCGAGCCTCCTCGGGTACGCGTCGGGCACGGCGCGGGGCATGGCTCCCGGGGCGCGCGTCGCGGCGTACAAGGTGTGCTGGAGGCAGGGGTGCTTCAGCTCCGACATTCTGGCCGGCATGGAGAAGGCCATCGATGACGGCGTCGACGTCCTCTCGCTgtctctgggcggcggcgcgatgccGCTCTCGCGCGACCCCATCGCGGTCGGCGCGCTTGCGGCCACCCGCCGCGGCATCATCGTCTCGTGCTCTGCCGGGAACAgcgggccgtcgccgtcgtccctGGTGAACACCGCCCCGTGGATAATCACGGTCGGCGCCGGAACGCTGGACCGGGACTTCCCGGCGTACGCCGCGCTCGGCAACGGCGAGACCCACGCCGGCATGTCGCTGTACGCCGGCGACGGGCTCGGCGACGGCAGCAAGTTCCCTCTAGTGTACAACAAGGGCATTCGCGCCGGCAGCAACGCGAGCAAGCTCTGCATGGAGGGCACGCTGAACGCCGCGGAGGTGAGGGGCAAGGTGGTGCTGTGCGACCGGGGCGCCAACTCGAGGGTGGAGAAGGGGCAGGTGGTGAagcaggccggcggcgtggggatGGTGCTCGCGAACACTGCCCAGAGCGGCGAGGAGGTCGTGGCGGACAGCCACCTGCTCCCGGCGGTGGCCGTCGGCGCCAAGAGCGGCGACGCCATAAGGAGGTACGTGGAGTCGGACGCCAACGCGGAGGTGTCGCTATCCTTCGCCGGCACGGCGCTCGACGTGCGCCCGGCGCCGGTGGTGGCCGCGTTCAGCTCCCGCGGGCCGAACAGGGTTGTGCCGCAGCTACTCAAGCCGGACGTGATCGGCCCCGGTGTGAACATCCTGGCCGGGTGGACAGGGTCCCTCGGGCCCACCGGGCTGGCCGCCGACgagcggcggtcggcgtttAACATCCTGTCAG GGACATCCATGTCGTGCCCGCACATCAGCGGCCTGGCGGCGTTCGTGAAGGCGGCGCACCCGGACTGGAGCCCCAGCGCCGTCAAGTCGGCGCTCATGACCACCGCCTACACCGCGGACAACACCGGTTCGCCCCTCCTCGACGCGGCGACCAACGCCACGGGCACGCCGTGGGCCTTCGGCGCCGGCCACGTGGACCCCGTCAGGGCGCTCTCCCCGGGCCTCGTCTACGACGCCTCCGCCGACGACTACGTCGCCTTCCTCTGCGCCGTCGGCGTCCCGGCGCGGCAGGTCCAggcggtcgcggcggcgggcgcggggccCAACGTGACGTGCGCGCGGAAGCTGTCCAGCCCCGGGGACCTCAACTACCCGTCCTTCTCCGTCGTGTTCGGGCGGAGGTCGTCGCGCAGCGCGGTGAAGTACCGGCGCGAGCTGACCAACGTCGGCGACGCCGGGGCCACGTACGGCGTCAAGGTCGCCGGCCCCAGCGACATCAGCGTGAGCGTCAAGCCGGCGAGGCTCCAGTTCCGGCGGGCCGGGGACAAGCTCAGGTACACCGTCACGTTTAGGTCGGCGAACGCCAGGGGGCCCATGGACCCCGCCGCGTTTGGGTGGCTGACGTGGAGCAGCGACGAGcacgaggtccggagccccaTATCGTACACCTGGGAGATGTAG
- the LOC120660781 gene encoding uncharacterized protein LOC120660781 isoform X2, whose product MSMNKMQLEEGTFRKRPNASVLSHRRHRADSPWCSRSTSRAPVSIYMDGCFDMKHYGHCRDELIVGFISDDEIKANKKQNEKEASEKKYYDSKSFVNGE is encoded by the exons ATGTCAATGAACAAGATGCAGCTAGAAGAGGGTACATTCCGAAAG CGCCCAAATGCTAGTGTCCTGTCTCATCGGCGGCATCGTGCTGATTCGCCATGGTGCTCGCGCTCCACCTCGCGGGCCCCAGTGAGCATCTACATGGACGGATGCTTCGACATGAAGCACTACGGCCACTGCAGGGACGAGCTCATCGTCGGCTTCATCAGCGACGACGAGATCAAGGCCAACAAG AAGCAGAACGAGAAGGAAGCCAGTGAGAAGAAGTACTACGACAGTAAAAGCTTTGTCAATGGGGAGTAA
- the LOC120660781 gene encoding ethanolamine-phosphate cytidylyltransferase-like isoform X1 produces MSMNKMQLEEGTFRKRPNASVLSHRRHRADSPWCSRSTSRAPVSIYMDGCFDMKHYGHCRDELIVGFISDDEIKANKVLPVTAFCERSRTRRKPVRRSTTTVKALSMGSKLR; encoded by the exons ATGTCAATGAACAAGATGCAGCTAGAAGAGGGTACATTCCGAAAG CGCCCAAATGCTAGTGTCCTGTCTCATCGGCGGCATCGTGCTGATTCGCCATGGTGCTCGCGCTCCACCTCGCGGGCCCCAGTGAGCATCTACATGGACGGATGCTTCGACATGAAGCACTACGGCCACTGCAGGGACGAGCTCATCGTCGGCTTCATCAGCGACGACGAGATCAAGGCCAACAAGGTACTGCCCGTTACGGCATTCTGCGAGAG AAGCAGAACGAGAAGGAAGCCAGTGAGAAGAAGTACTACGACAGTAAAAGCTTTGTCAATGGGGAGTAAGTTACGGTGA